A genomic region of Caldicellulosiruptor acetigenus contains the following coding sequences:
- a CDS encoding sugar phosphate isomerase/epimerase family protein, translating into MKISFSTVGCPNFTWDEILAAAKDFGYDGIELRGLGDELEVYKAEPFSPENLPSTKKRLKELNLEISCLATSCYIFDKSYQENTLESAKAHIELAKDLSCKYIRVLGDRWITPGEDVDREFVKDMLCNLCDMAKEYGVDVLIETNGVWAESKRLADLLEKVPYKNVGVVWDIHHPFRFFEEDVEKTFSNLKEYIKHVHVKDSKIENGKLVFKMIGEGDVPIEKAINLLLRQGYSGYISFEWVKRWFSDLEEPGIVFLEFINRIKKMIK; encoded by the coding sequence ATGAAGATTAGCTTTTCAACAGTAGGATGTCCCAACTTTACCTGGGATGAGATCTTAGCTGCTGCCAAAGATTTTGGATATGACGGTATTGAACTGAGAGGACTTGGAGATGAACTTGAAGTATATAAAGCAGAACCTTTTTCTCCTGAGAACTTGCCATCGACAAAAAAGAGATTAAAAGAACTGAATTTAGAGATTTCGTGTTTGGCAACCTCATGTTATATATTTGATAAATCTTACCAGGAAAATACATTAGAGTCTGCAAAAGCGCACATTGAACTTGCAAAAGATCTTTCTTGCAAATACATAAGAGTTTTGGGAGACAGATGGATAACACCTGGGGAGGATGTCGATAGAGAATTTGTAAAAGACATGCTTTGCAATTTGTGCGACATGGCAAAGGAGTATGGTGTTGACGTTTTAATTGAGACAAATGGCGTGTGGGCAGAATCAAAAAGGCTTGCTGATTTGCTTGAAAAGGTGCCGTATAAAAATGTTGGTGTTGTGTGGGACATTCACCATCCTTTCAGGTTTTTTGAGGAGGATGTTGAGAAAACCTTTAGCAATTTGAAAGAGTATATAAAACATGTTCATGTAAAAGACTCAAAAATTGAAAATGGCAAGCTTGTGTTTAAAATGATAGGCGAGGGTGATGTGCCTATTGAAAAGGCGATAAATCTTCTTTTGCGGCAAGGTTACAGCGGTTATATTTCTTTTGAATGGGTAAAAAGATGGTTTTCTGACCTTGAAGAGCCGGGAATTGTGTTTTTGGAGTTTATCAATAGAATCAAAAAGATGATTAAATAA
- a CDS encoding Ger(x)C family spore germination protein → MKPKKRAFLAILIVFLAFLLSGCWDRVEIEDRGYILALGVDKYDPSDLNKYETREYIDLDRKTQKFSPEQQKPDIKTDQKGIDPQTKRKVKPPLPSSKNEYKFAVTVLFPNLRTIGKDSKPDEQMRFLFVRPTNNVIGIRNYLEREINKRLYYGYLKVVVLGRDLVEEPGYVREVLDALNRESDIPQNTFLLVSETTARDILNTMPLVQPVTGIHLFEISKNASIYGRIIDTPLSQVVNSFINSNCAVISRVEPGVETLKVAGAAVFKNFRFVGWLDEKQLQIYKLLMGKAKHTFINDLKYKSTYVPFITTEIQTKKKIKSEKGRLKIVYNLRIEGEVIEFVFKSGYKVLNDPMRKYIQSELNKIIKKRADDLIYLLKYRYNADVLGIGDFISKHRPKDWEKLKKNWDDEFKKIDIEVVTDVRLRRSGTIY, encoded by the coding sequence ATGAAGCCAAAAAAAAGAGCATTTTTAGCAATTTTAATAGTTTTCCTTGCATTTCTGTTATCAGGTTGCTGGGACAGGGTTGAGATAGAAGACAGAGGCTATATTCTTGCCCTTGGTGTTGACAAGTATGACCCGAGTGATTTGAACAAGTATGAAACCAGAGAGTATATTGACCTTGACAGAAAAACTCAGAAATTTTCTCCTGAACAACAAAAACCTGATATCAAGACAGACCAGAAAGGGATTGACCCACAGACAAAAAGAAAGGTAAAACCACCTCTTCCAAGCAGCAAAAATGAATACAAGTTTGCAGTGACAGTGCTTTTCCCAAACCTCAGAACCATAGGGAAGGATTCAAAGCCGGACGAGCAGATGAGATTTTTGTTTGTAAGACCCACAAATAATGTAATAGGCATCCGAAACTACCTTGAAAGAGAGATAAACAAAAGGCTGTATTATGGGTATTTAAAGGTTGTTGTGTTGGGAAGAGATTTAGTAGAAGAGCCAGGTTATGTGAGAGAGGTTTTGGATGCTCTCAACAGAGAAAGTGATATTCCTCAAAACACATTTTTGCTTGTGTCAGAGACAACAGCAAGAGATATTCTAAACACCATGCCTCTTGTTCAGCCTGTGACTGGCATTCATCTTTTTGAGATATCAAAAAATGCATCAATTTATGGAAGAATAATTGATACACCTTTAAGCCAGGTTGTAAATAGTTTTATAAATTCAAACTGCGCAGTTATATCGAGGGTGGAACCTGGGGTTGAAACCTTGAAAGTAGCTGGTGCTGCTGTGTTTAAGAATTTCAGGTTTGTTGGCTGGCTGGATGAAAAGCAACTTCAAATCTATAAGCTTCTCATGGGCAAGGCAAAACACACCTTTATTAACGATTTGAAATACAAGTCCACGTATGTTCCATTTATTACCACAGAGATTCAGACCAAAAAGAAAATAAAAAGCGAAAAAGGAAGATTAAAGATTGTTTACAATCTGAGGATAGAAGGGGAGGTTATTGAGTTTGTGTTCAAAAGTGGGTACAAAGTCTTGAATGACCCTATGAGAAAGTATATTCAAAGTGAGCTAAATAAAATTATAAAGAAAAGAGCAGATGATCTTATTTATCTTTTGAAGTACCGATACAACGCCGATGTTTTGGGAATTGGGGATTTTATTTCAAAGCACAGACCAAAAGATTGGGAAAAGCTCAAGAAAAACTGGGATGATGAGTTCAAGAAAATAGATATAGAGGTTGTAACAGATGTAAGGCTAAGACGAAGCGGGACAATTTACTGA
- the thrB gene encoding homoserine kinase has translation MISVKVPASSANLGAGFDCMGVALKLYNIIEVEEIEKGLIITSSPDDPSIAKDENNLVFKAMKTVFDEVGWYPRGLRINLINEIPLTRGLGSSAACISGGIYAANLLSGGKLSEEEMIYLAAKMEGHPDNSTPAMIGGLVFAVLEDKKVNYIKFVVPARLKFAVFIPDFQLSTEYARNILPKYIEFKDAVFNIGRATLFASAITTGNYELLPAATQDRLHQPYRKKLIPDFDKIVNLSLEFGAKGAFLSGAGPSIIALVDENYEIFEQNVKNALANMELAANWDFMILEADNSGATVFSVQSTSLKR, from the coding sequence ATGATTTCTGTAAAGGTTCCGGCATCGTCGGCAAACCTTGGTGCCGGATTTGACTGTATGGGTGTTGCTCTAAAGCTTTACAACATCATTGAAGTTGAAGAAATTGAAAAAGGACTTATAATTACTTCATCCCCGGATGACCCATCAATTGCAAAGGATGAAAATAACCTTGTGTTCAAAGCTATGAAGACGGTGTTTGATGAGGTTGGCTGGTATCCAAGAGGGCTTAGGATAAACCTTATAAACGAAATTCCTCTGACGCGCGGGCTTGGTTCTTCTGCCGCATGTATCTCAGGCGGAATCTATGCTGCAAATTTACTCAGTGGCGGAAAACTTTCTGAAGAAGAGATGATTTATTTGGCTGCAAAGATGGAGGGGCATCCGGACAACTCAACACCAGCAATGATTGGTGGACTTGTGTTTGCAGTGCTGGAAGATAAAAAGGTAAATTATATCAAGTTTGTTGTACCAGCAAGACTCAAGTTTGCAGTGTTCATCCCTGATTTTCAGCTGTCAACAGAATATGCAAGAAATATTCTGCCAAAATACATTGAGTTCAAAGATGCCGTGTTTAACATTGGCAGAGCAACGCTTTTTGCAAGTGCAATCACAACTGGAAACTATGAGCTTTTGCCGGCTGCAACACAGGATAGGCTTCACCAGCCGTACAGAAAAAAGCTCATTCCTGACTTTGATAAAATTGTTAACCTATCTTTAGAGTTTGGCGCAAAAGGAGCGTTTTTGTCTGGTGCAGGACCTTCTATAATAGCTCTTGTTGATGAGAATTATGAGATCTTTGAACAGAACGTCAAAAACGCACTTGCCAACATGGAGCTTGCGGCTAACTGGGACTTTATGATTTTGGAAGCTGACAATAGCGGTGCAACAGTTTTTTCTGTTCAGAGCACAAGTTTAAAAAGATAA
- a CDS encoding spore germination protein yields MGFIEIIKHRRERKRSYQQKETKTFVEAQDKIFPSIDENIKYVKELLVDNDDIVIRRFFAGNVKCATIFVDGLVNREIIDRDVIKHLMVEIQLFKEEISQKDAYSKILNTLLATSDIKEVTSFKDAILDLLCGETLLFVDGTDRIIRVSTRSFPNRGIQQPISENAVRGPRDSFNEVVRFSTALIRRRVRDTRLRIKNMKVGRRSQTDIYLVYIDDIVDRDVLNEVKQRLSKIDIDAVIEAGMIEQLIEDDIFCLFPTIQHTERVDTAVAAIYEGRVVILCDNTNTALIVPATLMTLIQHAEDYYERWHIATVIRILRVIAALIAMTLQGFYISISSFTPSMIPPDLGLFIAATREGVPIPVFVEALFLEFMLELLREAGLRLPGPIGQTIGIVGGLIIGQAAVQAGIISPIMVILVATTAIASFAIPAYNFSISLRLLKFIYIVVCAALGLYGFILLSLIILSNLVKLKSFGVPILSPFVSFEIMDYKDTVVRLPTRYLWARPIFASTYQKIRMMYERNTLPSSAGDSK; encoded by the coding sequence ATGGGTTTTATTGAAATAATAAAACACAGAAGAGAAAGGAAAAGAAGTTATCAGCAGAAAGAGACAAAAACATTTGTTGAAGCCCAGGATAAAATCTTTCCATCTATTGATGAAAACATCAAGTACGTGAAAGAACTGCTTGTTGACAACGATGACATTGTAATAAGAAGGTTTTTTGCAGGCAATGTAAAATGTGCAACCATCTTTGTTGACGGGCTTGTAAACAGAGAAATAATTGACAGGGATGTAATAAAACATCTTATGGTAGAGATACAGCTTTTTAAAGAGGAGATTTCTCAAAAAGATGCGTATAGCAAAATTCTAAATACTCTTCTTGCAACATCTGATATAAAAGAGGTTACAAGCTTTAAAGATGCTATTTTAGATCTTCTATGCGGAGAGACACTTCTTTTTGTTGATGGGACTGACAGGATAATAAGAGTTTCTACAAGAAGCTTTCCCAACAGAGGTATTCAACAGCCAATCTCAGAGAATGCTGTAAGAGGTCCGCGCGACAGTTTCAATGAAGTTGTGAGGTTTTCAACAGCACTTATTCGAAGAAGGGTAAGGGACACAAGGCTTAGGATAAAGAACATGAAAGTAGGCAGGCGTTCCCAGACAGATATATATCTTGTGTATATCGACGACATCGTCGACAGAGATGTTTTAAATGAGGTAAAACAGAGGCTTTCAAAAATAGACATTGATGCTGTCATAGAAGCCGGGATGATAGAACAGCTAATTGAAGATGATATCTTTTGTCTATTTCCAACCATTCAGCACACAGAGAGGGTTGACACAGCAGTTGCCGCAATCTATGAAGGAAGAGTTGTGATTCTCTGTGACAATACAAACACAGCTTTGATTGTTCCGGCAACTCTTATGACACTCATCCAGCACGCAGAGGACTATTATGAAAGATGGCACATTGCAACGGTGATAAGAATCCTGAGGGTAATTGCAGCATTAATTGCTATGACGCTTCAGGGATTTTATATCTCTATATCATCATTTACACCCAGTATGATACCACCTGACTTAGGGCTTTTTATCGCAGCAACAAGAGAGGGTGTGCCAATTCCAGTGTTTGTTGAAGCGCTGTTTTTGGAGTTTATGCTTGAGCTTTTAAGAGAGGCTGGTTTGAGACTTCCAGGTCCAATCGGTCAGACAATTGGGATTGTTGGTGGTCTTATAATAGGACAAGCTGCTGTTCAGGCGGGAATAATCTCACCTATAATGGTCATACTTGTTGCAACAACTGCAATTGCTTCATTTGCCATCCCTGCTTACAACTTTTCTATATCGCTCAGACTCTTAAAATTTATCTATATTGTTGTATGTGCAGCTTTGGGGCTTTATGGGTTTATTTTGCTAAGTCTTATTATTCTTAGCAATCTTGTAAAACTCAAAAGTTTTGGCGTGCCAATTTTATCACCTTTTGTTTCATTTGAGATAATGGACTACAAAGACACTGTGGTAAGGCTTCCGACAAGGTATTTGTGGGCAAGACCAATATTTGCATCAACTTACCAGAAAATAAGAATGATGTATGAAAGAAATACTCTTCCAAGTTCGGCAGGTGATAGCAAATGA
- a CDS encoding aspartate kinase yields the protein MGIVVQKYGGTSVADKERIFRAARRAISEYEKGNKVVVVVSAQGDTTDELIEKAKEINENPSKREMDMLLSTGEQISIALMAMAIEKLGYPVISLTGWQAGIKTDSHYSNARIIEIDTERLQRELDKRNIVVVAGFQGINKYDDITTLGRGGSDTTAVALAAALKADKCEIYTDVDGVYTADPRIVPNASKLKEISYDEMLELATLGAKVLHNRSVELAKKYNIPLVVRSSFNDNEGTIVKEVNSVEKLLVSGVACDKDIARVAVIGVENVPGKAFQIFSLLAKENINVDIILQSIGREKTKDISFTVSKSNLKQTLDVLTKNLHVIGAKDITYADNVAKVSIVGAGMVNNPGVAAMMFEALYDAGINIEMISTSEIKISVLIDEKDAEKAVRAIHDKFKLHLLNSNGK from the coding sequence TTGGGAATAGTTGTCCAAAAGTATGGTGGAACATCTGTTGCAGACAAAGAAAGAATATTTCGGGCAGCAAGGCGGGCAATTAGCGAGTATGAGAAAGGAAACAAGGTTGTGGTTGTTGTCTCAGCTCAAGGCGACACAACAGACGAGCTTATTGAAAAGGCAAAAGAGATAAACGAAAACCCTTCAAAAAGAGAGATGGATATGCTTCTTTCCACAGGTGAGCAGATTTCAATTGCACTCATGGCAATGGCAATTGAAAAGCTTGGGTATCCTGTCATTTCGCTGACCGGGTGGCAGGCAGGAATAAAGACAGACAGCCACTATTCAAATGCAAGAATCATTGAAATTGACACAGAAAGGCTCCAAAGAGAGCTTGATAAGAGGAACATAGTTGTTGTTGCAGGTTTTCAGGGAATAAATAAGTATGACGATATAACCACGCTGGGGCGTGGAGGTTCTGATACAACAGCCGTAGCTCTGGCTGCAGCTTTGAAAGCTGACAAATGTGAAATATATACAGATGTTGACGGTGTTTATACAGCAGACCCAAGAATTGTTCCAAACGCATCAAAGCTCAAAGAAATTTCTTATGATGAGATGTTAGAGCTTGCCACACTTGGTGCAAAGGTACTTCATAATAGGTCTGTTGAACTTGCAAAAAAATACAATATCCCTCTTGTTGTTAGGTCATCTTTCAACGACAATGAAGGAACAATTGTGAAGGAGGTAAATTCGGTGGAAAAGCTTTTAGTATCCGGTGTTGCGTGTGATAAGGACATTGCAAGGGTTGCGGTGATTGGAGTTGAAAATGTTCCAGGCAAGGCATTTCAGATATTTTCACTTTTGGCAAAAGAGAATATAAATGTTGATATAATTTTGCAATCAATTGGAAGAGAAAAGACAAAGGATATATCCTTTACAGTGTCAAAGAGCAACTTAAAGCAGACACTTGATGTTTTGACAAAGAATCTGCACGTAATTGGTGCAAAGGATATAACATATGCTGACAATGTTGCAAAGGTATCCATTGTAGGTGCTGGAATGGTCAACAATCCAGGCGTTGCTGCAATGATGTTTGAAGCACTCTATGATGCAGGTATCAACATCGAAATGATTTCGACATCTGAGATAAAGATATCAGTCTTGATTGACGAAAAGGATGCTGAAAAGGCAGTAAGAGCTATACATGATAAGTTCAAACTTCACCTTTTGAACAGCAATGGGAAATAA
- a CDS encoding DUF4364 family protein translates to MSDEFNEIHTLAQNKLILLLFLSKINIPIPIQQLDEFVLSTKYMNFFEYQQYLKELEAQKLIHKYDDEIRTYIEISQTGRDVLNILLDLLPKATVEEVEEYIKKNYRKIKLNTEIYSDYKILSPTEYIVICSLREGNSILFEIKVNVPHVEIAKRICKNWNKNAETVYRLLFENLARNHEEPEKDQE, encoded by the coding sequence ATGTCTGATGAATTCAACGAAATACATACCCTTGCCCAAAACAAGCTTATACTTTTACTTTTTTTGAGCAAGATAAACATCCCCATTCCTATCCAGCAGCTTGACGAGTTTGTCCTCTCAACAAAGTACATGAACTTTTTTGAATACCAGCAGTATCTCAAAGAACTCGAGGCTCAAAAGCTAATCCACAAATATGATGATGAGATTAGAACATACATTGAGATATCACAAACCGGCAGAGATGTTTTAAACATTCTTTTGGATTTGCTTCCAAAAGCTACAGTCGAGGAAGTAGAAGAATACATAAAGAAGAATTATAGAAAGATTAAACTTAATACAGAAATCTATTCTGATTACAAAATACTCAGTCCTACCGAATACATAGTTATATGCTCTCTTCGTGAAGGAAATAGTATCTTGTTTGAAATAAAAGTAAACGTACCTCACGTTGAGATTGCAAAAAGAATTTGTAAAAATTGGAACAAAAATGCTGAGACGGTATACAGACTGCTTTTTGAAAACTTAGCGCGAAATCATGAAGAGCCTGAAAAAGACCAAGAATAA
- a CDS encoding CLC_0170 family protein, with protein MIRLSDIITKYSILMFLLSGILIFLLDVKELKSKNLQREMRLARITGILLVCIGVFMYIIKLFI; from the coding sequence ATGATAAGGCTTTCGGATATCATAACAAAATACAGTATACTGATGTTTCTTCTGAGTGGCATTTTGATATTTTTGCTTGACGTAAAGGAACTAAAATCTAAAAACTTGCAAAGAGAAATGAGACTTGCAAGAATAACTGGAATTTTACTTGTGTGTATTGGGGTTTTCATGTATATTATAAAACTTTTTATATGA
- a CDS encoding GerAB/ArcD/ProY family transporter has product MTINDNDKISSFQCFVLFVSVMIGIGIMFMPASVAKTTEQNGWLAVLLGGMLSFAVFLLISKITMSNPDVTFIELLNDAFGKILGIFFSLIYVLYFIIFSAFETRLIAETAKEFLFNLTPNEVLIITFLLTCAYISRYGIEVIARICEILMPGIVVIIVVLSFFVYQRLDFSNLLPILNIPFLKLIQGIGTTIFSFLGFEAFLFFMPYIRRKDKLIKSALFGFLVTVLLYEVIIIFATADFGAKEMQTMIWPTLNLFRDVTVLEVVIERPESIIVALWMITTYTTEIIFLMTTGLILARIFNTKEHNFFVFSQLPFIYILSLIPQNISETQKLMDYFSYFFATFVVLFLPLVTYTVLSIKKKVKKT; this is encoded by the coding sequence ATGACTATAAACGACAATGATAAGATTTCAAGTTTTCAGTGTTTTGTGTTGTTTGTTTCTGTAATGATAGGAATAGGAATAATGTTCATGCCTGCATCTGTTGCAAAAACTACTGAGCAAAACGGGTGGCTTGCGGTGCTGCTTGGTGGGATGCTATCTTTTGCAGTATTTCTTTTAATATCTAAAATTACAATGTCAAATCCAGATGTCACTTTCATTGAACTTTTGAATGATGCGTTTGGCAAGATTTTAGGTATTTTCTTTTCGCTTATATATGTCCTATACTTTATCATCTTTTCGGCATTTGAAACAAGACTGATAGCAGAGACTGCAAAAGAGTTTTTGTTCAACCTCACACCAAATGAAGTTTTGATAATTACATTTCTTCTCACATGTGCGTATATCTCCAGATATGGGATTGAGGTTATAGCAAGGATATGTGAGATATTGATGCCAGGAATTGTTGTAATTATTGTAGTTTTAAGTTTTTTTGTGTATCAGCGGCTTGATTTTTCAAACCTTCTTCCCATTTTGAACATTCCTTTTTTAAAACTGATTCAGGGGATTGGGACAACAATATTTAGTTTTCTGGGATTTGAGGCATTCCTGTTTTTCATGCCTTATATAAGAAGAAAAGACAAGCTTATAAAAAGTGCGTTGTTCGGGTTTTTGGTCACAGTTTTGCTCTATGAAGTGATAATAATATTTGCAACAGCTGATTTTGGGGCAAAAGAGATGCAGACAATGATCTGGCCAACCTTGAACCTTTTTAGGGATGTGACAGTTTTGGAGGTTGTAATTGAAAGACCAGAGAGCATAATTGTTGCCCTGTGGATGATAACAACCTATACAACGGAGATTATTTTCTTGATGACAACAGGCTTGATTTTGGCGAGGATTTTCAACACCAAGGAGCACAACTTCTTTGTATTTTCACAGCTTCCTTTCATTTACATTCTTTCTTTGATCCCTCAAAATATATCTGAGACACAGAAGCTTATGGACTATTTTAGCTACTTTTTTGCAACCTTTGTTGTTTTATTTTTGCCGCTTGTCACCTACACTGTCCTTTCTATTAAAAAGAAGGTGAAAAAGACATGA
- a CDS encoding ACT domain-containing protein, whose protein sequence is MLKKDATYYIVEESVLPEVFLKVVKAKELLEKGEVKAVNEAVKMVGISRSAFYKYKDCIFPFFESSHGKIITLALVLKDIPGILSKILNIISETNANILTINQNIPLGGIATVSISIRTSGMTKSVKDLILEIEKVDGVKKIEILGREEY, encoded by the coding sequence ATGCTAAAGAAAGATGCCACGTACTATATAGTTGAAGAAAGTGTTCTGCCAGAAGTCTTTTTGAAAGTTGTCAAGGCAAAAGAACTATTAGAAAAGGGTGAAGTGAAAGCTGTAAATGAAGCTGTAAAGATGGTGGGTATTTCAAGAAGTGCTTTTTACAAATACAAAGACTGTATATTTCCCTTTTTTGAGAGTTCCCATGGCAAGATTATAACTCTTGCTCTTGTTTTAAAAGACATCCCTGGGATTTTGTCAAAGATATTAAACATTATTTCTGAAACAAATGCAAACATTCTTACAATCAATCAAAACATCCCTCTTGGTGGAATTGCAACTGTCTCAATTTCTATCAGAACATCGGGGATGACAAAGTCTGTTAAAGATTTGATCCTTGAGATTGAAAAGGTTGATGGTGTTAAAAAGATTGAGATTCTGGGAAGAGAAGAGTACTAA
- a CDS encoding stage II sporulation protein R, whose amino-acid sequence MVQKIRLSRAYILAAVLSLLSFIMIYEFLNFKQIDALQKDLSASVVRLHVIANSNSKEDQELKLYVRNKLMEFLSQNIDYSRGKLHVLKEIADKKSQIECYLNQALKEKRKSYEVKVAIQRDLFPNRVYSNFLFPSGIYDCVKVFIGDGKGRNWWCVIFPPLCIVDEAKLELPAEAKKELKSSLSKKEYLIATSYGSIDKMPVKLRLKIYEILKTKFYKEAWFKRIFRSI is encoded by the coding sequence ATGGTGCAAAAAATTCGACTTTCCAGAGCATACATTTTAGCAGCAGTTTTATCACTTTTGAGTTTTATTATGATTTACGAGTTTTTAAATTTCAAGCAGATAGATGCTCTGCAAAAAGACTTGTCTGCCTCGGTTGTGAGACTTCATGTCATAGCAAATAGTAATTCAAAAGAGGACCAAGAGCTAAAACTTTATGTTAGAAACAAGCTTATGGAGTTTCTATCGCAAAACATAGATTATTCAAGAGGAAAGTTGCACGTTTTAAAAGAGATTGCTGATAAAAAATCCCAAATAGAATGTTATCTCAATCAAGCTTTAAAAGAAAAAAGAAAATCCTATGAGGTGAAGGTGGCTATTCAAAGGGATTTGTTTCCAAACAGGGTTTATAGCAATTTCCTTTTCCCATCAGGTATATATGACTGTGTTAAGGTTTTCATAGGCGATGGTAAAGGGAGAAACTGGTGGTGTGTTATATTTCCGCCACTTTGCATAGTAGATGAGGCAAAGCTTGAACTTCCAGCTGAGGCAAAAAAAGAGCTCAAAAGTTCACTTTCCAAAAAAGAGTATTTGATTGCAACAAGTTATGGCAGCATAGACAAGATGCCTGTAAAGTTGAGACTCAAGATATATGAGATTTTGAAAACAAAATTTTATAAAGAGGCGTGGTTTAAACGTATTTTCAGGAGTATATAG
- a CDS encoding homoserine dehydrogenase codes for MAKVAIMGFGVVGSGVWEVLTKNASSIAKRAGEEISVKYILDIRDFPDHPAKDLMIKDFDIILNDPEVSIVIETIGGLEPAYTYTKKLLLNGKHVVTSNKELVAKHGPELLKIAKENNINYFFEASVGGGIPIIRPLQNCLAGNQITEIAGILNGTTNYILTQMKKYSLSFEDALKEAQEKGYAERNPSNDIEGHDACRKIAILSSIAYSHYVNYESIYTEGISKITKEDMEYAEELGCTIKLIAMSKKIDDKRVFARVSPLMISYKSPFANVDDVFNAILVKGDAIGDVMFYGQGAGKLPTASAVVGDIIDIVKHIDKSYVYTWAISGDIEVVDIENTSCRFFVRVKYKDYTKAKDAVSLIFNDCMIVNTHRPIGTNEFAFVTHELKESEFREKISQLEKISVVEKVLSIVRYDENI; via the coding sequence GTGGCAAAGGTTGCAATAATGGGATTTGGCGTTGTTGGTTCAGGTGTATGGGAAGTTTTAACAAAAAATGCATCATCAATTGCAAAAAGAGCAGGAGAAGAAATATCGGTAAAATACATTCTTGACATTCGCGATTTCCCTGATCATCCTGCAAAAGATTTGATGATAAAAGACTTTGATATTATATTGAATGACCCCGAAGTTTCAATTGTTATTGAGACAATAGGCGGGCTTGAACCTGCATACACTTATACAAAAAAGCTTCTTTTAAACGGGAAACACGTTGTAACATCCAACAAGGAACTTGTTGCAAAGCACGGCCCAGAACTTTTGAAGATTGCAAAGGAAAACAATATAAACTACTTTTTTGAAGCAAGTGTTGGTGGAGGAATTCCCATTATAAGACCTCTTCAAAACTGCTTGGCAGGAAATCAAATTACAGAGATCGCAGGAATTTTAAATGGTACAACAAACTATATTCTCACTCAGATGAAAAAGTATTCACTTTCGTTTGAAGATGCTCTAAAAGAAGCTCAGGAAAAAGGATACGCAGAAAGAAACCCAAGCAATGATATAGAGGGTCATGACGCGTGCAGAAAGATTGCAATCCTCTCATCTATTGCATACTCTCATTATGTAAACTATGAAAGCATTTACACAGAAGGGATATCAAAGATAACAAAAGAAGATATGGAGTATGCTGAAGAGCTTGGCTGCACAATAAAGCTCATTGCAATGAGCAAAAAGATTGATGACAAAAGAGTGTTTGCAAGAGTTTCGCCCCTTATGATATCTTACAAAAGCCCGTTTGCAAACGTGGATGACGTGTTCAATGCAATTCTGGTAAAAGGCGATGCAATTGGTGATGTGATGTTCTATGGCCAAGGTGCTGGAAAGCTTCCAACAGCAAGCGCTGTTGTTGGCGACATCATAGACATTGTTAAACACATTGACAAGTCTTATGTCTACACATGGGCAATCTCAGGGGACATTGAAGTTGTGGACATTGAAAATACATCCTGCAGATTCTTTGTAAGAGTCAAATACAAAGACTACACCAAGGCAAAAGATGCTGTTTCTCTCATATTCAATGACTGCATGATAGTAAACACACATAGACCAATAGGCACAAACGAATTTGCGTTTGTGACACATGAGTTGAAAGAAAGTGAGTTCAGAGAAAAGATTTCTCAGCTTGAAAAGATTTCTGTTGTAGAAAAGGTCTTATCTATTGTTAGATACGATGAAAATATATAA